The Pseudodesulfovibrio sp. zrk46 genome contains a region encoding:
- the trxB gene encoding thioredoxin-disulfide reductase gives MKSYDAVVIGGGPAGMTAALYLLRAGVKTAMIEKLSPGGQVLMTSEIENYPGFPTGLQGWELADKFTAHLEEYPLDRISDEVRDIEFGDPIHTIKVGDEDVQAKAIILATGSRYRKLGIPGEERLLGRGVSYCALCDGNFFRERDVAVIGGGNSALEEALYLARLVNKVYLIHRRDEFRGLACYQDKCFTHEKIKVIRNTVVDEIQGETDVETLALRQVDTGETSELKVDGTFIFVGFEPIMDFVPDTVEKNRNGVITDVEMVTNIPGVFAAGDIRSKMCRQVASAVGDGATAANSAFTYLEQLDS, from the coding sequence ATGAAATCTTATGACGCCGTAGTCATAGGGGGCGGCCCGGCAGGAATGACGGCTGCCCTTTATCTTTTGCGTGCCGGTGTAAAAACCGCCATGATCGAGAAGCTTTCTCCCGGTGGCCAGGTTCTCATGACCTCGGAAATTGAGAACTACCCTGGTTTTCCGACCGGCCTCCAGGGCTGGGAGCTTGCTGACAAGTTTACGGCACACCTTGAGGAATATCCGCTGGACCGCATCTCTGATGAGGTTCGCGACATTGAGTTTGGGGATCCCATTCACACAATTAAAGTTGGGGATGAGGATGTTCAGGCCAAGGCTATCATTTTGGCAACTGGCTCTCGTTATCGCAAGCTAGGCATTCCGGGTGAAGAACGTCTGTTAGGGCGGGGCGTGTCCTATTGTGCCTTGTGTGACGGAAACTTCTTTCGTGAAAGAGACGTTGCCGTCATTGGCGGTGGTAATTCTGCCCTTGAGGAAGCTCTGTATTTGGCTCGTCTGGTGAACAAAGTTTACTTGATTCATCGACGTGACGAGTTTCGCGGCCTTGCCTGCTATCAGGATAAGTGTTTTACCCACGAGAAGATCAAAGTTATCCGCAATACTGTGGTTGACGAGATTCAGGGTGAAACAGACGTGGAGACTTTGGCTTTACGTCAAGTTGATACCGGTGAGACATCAGAACTCAAGGTGGACGGCACCTTTATTTTCGTTGGTTTTGAGCCAATTATGGACTTTGTCCCCGATACGGTTGAAAAGAACAGGAATGGTGTGATTACTGATGTAGAAATGGTCACCAATATTCCGGGTGTGTTCGCCGCAGGTGACATTCGCTCCAAGATGTGCCGACAGGTAGCTTCTGCCGTAGGTGATGGAGCCACTGCTGCCAACTCTGCATTCACTTATCTCGAACAACTGGATAGCTAG
- the tsaD gene encoding tRNA (adenosine(37)-N6)-threonylcarbamoyltransferase complex transferase subunit TsaD, with product MLTLGIETSCDETAVALVRDGKLLGEKLATQIDVHALFGGVVPEIASREHLRVLPRLFKELLGEHGVAPEDIDNIAVARGPGLLGSLLVGVSFAKSLSLSTGASLVGVNHLWAHLLAPGLVEELVFPAVGLLVSGGHTHTYRIESPLEFDLLGRTLDDAAGEAFDKVAKVLNFPYPGGRFIDELGREAEPDTKLFPRAFIDNPSLDFSFSGLKTAVANYVNKHQELVFEEMADFAAVSALSGERRENLARVCASFNWSVADTLRIKVERALKTAGPVKSLIVAGGVAANSMIRETMAGVADKKRLRLTLPNLSLCTDNGAMIAYAGHLLSKAGYSHSLDLEAIPRGRVVPLDWTVGKNIIQA from the coding sequence ATGCTGACTCTGGGAATCGAAACTTCCTGCGACGAAACCGCCGTGGCTTTGGTCCGCGATGGAAAATTGCTGGGTGAGAAACTGGCTACGCAGATAGATGTTCATGCGCTTTTTGGGGGCGTGGTGCCGGAAATTGCATCCCGTGAACACTTGCGTGTATTGCCCCGTTTGTTCAAAGAGCTCCTTGGTGAACATGGAGTGGCTCCCGAAGATATCGACAATATTGCAGTGGCCCGAGGGCCGGGATTGTTAGGTAGTTTGTTGGTAGGCGTAAGCTTCGCTAAAAGTTTGAGCTTATCTACCGGGGCTTCACTTGTGGGGGTTAACCATCTTTGGGCTCATTTATTAGCCCCAGGGTTGGTTGAAGAGTTGGTATTTCCCGCAGTTGGTTTATTGGTTTCTGGTGGGCACACCCATACTTATCGTATTGAGTCACCTCTTGAGTTTGATCTCCTTGGAAGGACCTTGGACGATGCCGCAGGTGAGGCTTTTGATAAGGTCGCTAAAGTATTGAATTTCCCTTATCCAGGTGGACGCTTTATTGATGAGCTAGGACGTGAGGCCGAGCCTGACACAAAGTTATTTCCTCGAGCATTCATCGACAACCCTAGTCTTGATTTCAGCTTCAGTGGTCTTAAAACTGCTGTTGCCAACTATGTGAATAAGCATCAGGAACTAGTGTTTGAGGAAATGGCAGATTTTGCAGCTGTCTCTGCATTGTCTGGGGAGCGTCGAGAAAATCTGGCACGCGTTTGCGCCTCCTTTAACTGGAGCGTGGCAGACACTTTGCGTATTAAGGTTGAGCGCGCACTCAAGACTGCAGGACCTGTAAAGAGTCTTATCGTTGCCGGCGGTGTTGCTGCTAACTCCATGATTCGAGAAACCATGGCTGGTGTTGCGGATAAGAAACGGTTGCGGTTGACTTTGCCTAACCTGTCATTATGTACCGACAATGGTGCCATGATAGCCTATGCAGGACACCTTCTGTCTAAGGCCGGGTATAGTCATTCACTGGATTTGGAAGCTATTCCACGTGGTAGAGTTGTGCCTTTGGATTGGACTGTTGGCAAAAATATCATTCAAGCGTAG
- the trxA gene encoding thioredoxin codes for MANQITDGNFEQEVLQSDVPVLIDFWAPWCGPCRAMGPVIDELAEEYSGQIKIVKMNVDENSATPGKYGIRAIPTLILFKDGEVVDQSTGAVSKSSIKEMITKKAL; via the coding sequence ATGGCTAATCAGATCACGGACGGTAATTTCGAACAGGAAGTGTTGCAGAGTGATGTCCCTGTCCTCATCGATTTCTGGGCTCCGTGGTGCGGTCCTTGCCGTGCAATGGGACCGGTCATCGACGAGCTGGCTGAGGAATATTCTGGTCAGATCAAGATCGTGAAGATGAATGTTGATGAGAACTCCGCTACCCCCGGTAAGTACGGCATCCGCGCTATCCCGACCCTGATTTTGTTCAAGGACGGCGAGGTTGTGGACCAGTCCACTGGCGCTGTCTCCAAGAGCAGCATCAAGGAAATGATCACCAAGAAGGCGCTGTAA
- a CDS encoding outer membrane protein assembly factor BamD, with the protein MRFKYALISMLILWALSGCALLDQYFLPPPEDTAQELFEAGMDAMGEKDYEDAQDYFSKLKDRFPFSPYAMKAELALGDAYFLGEKYLQALDAYKEFEALHPSNEEIPYVIYQIGNSNYNLFKSIDRRQENIKEGLEYFYRLVDTYPDSKWVEPAKELIVKSRRILAEHEVYVADFFWRTEKYGPAWHRYQYVVENFSDVPDLRDYARKRAEYSYYEYQKTLSEEERLRIQESWLLWLKEWL; encoded by the coding sequence ATGCGTTTTAAGTACGCTTTAATCTCTATGCTCATTCTTTGGGCTTTGTCCGGTTGTGCTTTGCTTGACCAGTATTTCCTGCCACCTCCCGAGGATACTGCGCAGGAATTGTTCGAAGCAGGCATGGATGCGATGGGTGAAAAAGATTATGAAGATGCCCAAGATTACTTTTCCAAGTTGAAAGATCGTTTCCCCTTCAGTCCATATGCGATGAAAGCAGAATTGGCTTTGGGAGATGCATATTTCCTTGGAGAAAAGTATCTTCAGGCCCTTGATGCCTACAAGGAGTTTGAAGCGCTTCACCCTAGTAACGAGGAGATCCCATACGTTATCTATCAAATCGGTAACTCTAACTACAATTTGTTCAAATCCATCGACCGCAGGCAGGAGAACATTAAGGAAGGGTTGGAGTACTTTTACCGGTTAGTTGATACGTATCCGGATTCCAAGTGGGTTGAGCCCGCCAAAGAGTTGATTGTAAAAAGTCGCCGAATTTTGGCTGAGCACGAAGTGTATGTGGCAGATTTCTTCTGGCGTACTGAAAAGTATGGCCCAGCGTGGCATCGATATCAGTATGTAGTGGAGAATTTCTCAGACGTCCCAGACTTGCGTGACTATGCGCGTAAGCGTGCTGAGTACTCCTACTATGAGTACCAAAAGACGTTATCCGAAGAAGAGCGCCTGAGAATTCAGGAGAGTTGGCTTCTTTGGCTCAAGGAATGGTTATAA
- the fbp gene encoding class 1 fructose-bisphosphatase: MPQQVTVTEHILLHQKMVPGATGQFTRLFNELVLSAKIISRAVNKAGLVDVLGFTGDVNVQGEEVKKLDEYANRILIHRLARSGVLCAMASEENADIIEVPETLPRGDYIIIFDPLDGSSNIDVNVNIGTIFSIYKRKSPSDGSLMASDVLQKGSEQVAAGYILYGSSTMLIFTSGDGVHGFTLDPSVGEFILSHPNIRIPEQGKIYSVNEGYERYWDRDTKKALAYFKSPKNALRKPFSARYIGSLVADFHRNLLYGGIFMYPADLRDPKKPSGKLRLTCECNPMAFIVEQAGGMATDGINRILDIEPEHLHQRAPFFCGSYNDVQMVKEIYEAERKIKKNK; this comes from the coding sequence ATGCCCCAGCAGGTTACGGTTACCGAACACATTCTCCTGCACCAGAAAATGGTGCCGGGAGCCACTGGTCAGTTTACTCGCTTGTTCAACGAGTTGGTATTATCGGCCAAAATTATTTCTCGCGCAGTAAACAAAGCCGGTCTGGTAGACGTTCTCGGTTTCACGGGTGACGTCAATGTTCAAGGCGAAGAGGTGAAAAAGTTGGATGAATACGCCAATCGTATTCTTATTCATCGCCTTGCTCGTTCTGGTGTGCTCTGTGCCATGGCTTCTGAAGAAAATGCCGACATCATTGAGGTCCCTGAAACGTTGCCTCGTGGTGATTATATTATTATTTTCGATCCTCTCGATGGCTCCTCCAACATCGATGTAAACGTTAACATTGGAACCATCTTTTCTATCTACAAGCGCAAGTCGCCTTCAGATGGATCTCTTATGGCGAGCGATGTGCTCCAGAAGGGTTCTGAGCAGGTCGCCGCTGGCTATATTCTTTATGGTTCTTCGACGATGCTTATCTTTACTTCGGGTGATGGAGTGCATGGTTTTACCCTCGACCCCAGTGTTGGGGAGTTCATTTTGTCTCACCCCAATATCAGAATTCCGGAGCAGGGTAAGATTTATTCTGTTAACGAGGGCTATGAGAGATACTGGGATCGTGACACCAAAAAGGCGCTGGCCTATTTCAAATCTCCCAAGAATGCGCTGCGCAAACCATTTAGCGCACGTTACATTGGTTCCTTAGTTGCCGATTTTCATCGTAATTTGCTTTACGGCGGAATCTTCATGTATCCAGCAGATTTGCGAGATCCTAAGAAGCCTTCTGGAAAGCTTCGTCTTACGTGTGAGTGCAACCCCATGGCCTTCATCGTTGAGCAGGCAGGGGGGATGGCTACTGACGGAATCAACAGGATTCTTGATATCGAGCCTGAACATCTGCATCAGCGTGCACCTTTCTTCTGCGGTTCGTATAACGATGTGCAGATGGTTAAGGAAATCTACGAAGCCGAGCGCAAGATTAAGAAGAACAAATAA